aaaaaatttacataaaatagtAGGAAGGTAAGTTTATTTCTTAATGCTTGCTTTCAGTAATATATAtagtgtaaatatatttttaaataaccaaaccattgcaataatattaattgtttcgcttttttttgttttttttttaacgttaattGTTAACCAAAGTAAACTTACCAAGCTCAAACTTGAGGTTGTTAAGTTAAGAGAGTGACGTACTTAATAGTTATGATAAAAGGCATtgcttaaatatatttatcacaaGTGCGGTTCTCGAAAAAATGTTTCTGGGGGTTTATTTGCCACTTTATTGCAAATATTCGTTATATAGGCTGGTCCAGTGTTCTATCATTCACATGTCAAGTGACTTATAACGTCAGACTGTAAAGATTCTTTATTAGCATAAGTAagacttcttttaaattgacttaacttttaatacaaaatgaACCACGTTAATTCTTCTAACATCTATAAATACAAAAGTGATGCTGAGCATTTAAAGAAGTTTAATCTCTTAAGGCACAATATAATCTCTTaagcaacaaacaaaatataaaatattagcttatataaatactaatctAATGAATATAAGATGTGAGGTTATTTCCAAAagtaaatatagtaaaaaatttctcGTTTCGGAATTTGACACTGGTGAATAGTAAAGGTGTGGCTTTTTTCTATACTTAATGACGTCAgtcataaaatatagaaaaaagcCACACCTTTACTATTTTATGACGTCAgtcataaaatatagaaaaaagcCACAAATAAACAATATAGTGAGTTTTATCAACTCACTACATTGTTTATTTCGATATTTTAACggattttatttcttaatttgaATATATTCGCGCACGCACCTAGTCCTGAATATATTGAATATACACGCATCTATTCCTATATATCATcagttaaagatattttaacacATTAGACCCAAGGCTATATATAGTCTGggctatgtatatatatatatatatatatatatatatatatatatatatatatatatatatatatatatatatatatatatatatatatatatatatatcgatcaAGCTAAGCCATTCAAACCTGGTGGTAAAATTTGCAATTTATGCTTGACAGAAAAAAACCACATTATTACATCACCATTAAGTTTGCTTAACAAACGAACCGAGCTTTCGTCAAAATGCCaccttgaaaataaatttctaataaagaacTATAATGTTATTAAGGCGGACACTCCATagcattttttgcaaataattcttgtcgacagatagaatctgtttacccctttaGTCTTTGCCTAGCAGGCCTTTtacaagacagtagccggatgccaaatttgatataaaagaTTTGCgtttttatgctaaaatatcgtccaaaaaaaattgaatgtaagGAAGTAAGAGGGGGATGGTAATAATTTTGTATCAACTTTAAACGTCAAAGAtgctttttaattatcaaaaatatattttacttttaaaaattagcttttaaattgagcttaataagaaaaaaagtggCGTTTTATTAAGATTATCAACAAGTTTTAAGCAGgctaaaaaacaagttatagaaaaaacttttcttttttgaattagGGCAggtcaaaaaaacaaaaattttgaaaagtgcACGTCTGCAAAAAAATATGATCCTTTACACATAAGAATgcaaacaatgaaaaaaaaacaagcatttttGAGTGCTGCTGATTTtgatttgattattttcatttttagccTAAAGCATATCATAATTAGGATTGTGTAGTTAAGTCGAAAGAGATGcggatttttatattaataggAAATATTTCTTATgaacaatactttttttcagtaaaataattatCTGTCTTAGTACTCATAAAAGAagctgaaaaattatttttattgtactaaatcaacaaataatttttgaaaactttaaaaattttgttttgtgtagTCTTGCCCTAAAGagaagaaattttatttgaattcgttctatatgtttatttgtatgtatatatttcgaaCCTAAAGGAAACGCAActttaatttgcattttttcagGAAAGATTTTtccagttttcaaaaaaaaagtttccaaaaTGACccaaagaataattaaaaaatatgatgacGGCATAGCCAGAGAGGAGTTTTGATTAGATTTTGAACCACAGAATCTCAagtgaaaatgaatttttacaAGTTATCTATCCTTCCTATTCATCTAGTTTCAACTTTTGATAGCAGCAAACTAGACAATGTTTTATTCTGAATCAGTTGGAAaaggaatataaaaaatactatacaTTAATTGTTTGAACtagtaaatttctttttttaattgttttttattcgttcATACTTTCACTGTTGCATAAGAGATGCAGTTGTCGAAATAATTtgagtttatattattaatgtatatGGCTAATATAAATCACTACCAGCGCGGTAGTGATATAATGATAGTGCACGGTCATTTAGAAGCGccaagttattatacgcaagcgcaatgacaattataaaatatataattttaaagatggctACGGTTATTGGTTACAAAGggaatattaaatttgtaaccataaatttataattttatgcaacacgttcatgtttattttgtttcttagaattaaattattataaagatagTTTgcatgttgaaaaaaaaaatttgttataacatttaaatgtatcaatatacaaaaatttcgGTTTTTCGCCGACAATTATCTAGCTTTCTAAGgcgttatttgtttataaaattgtaactctttttctaattatttaagcgttagaatttaataattttttcgttttaAGTTAGATAAATTGTGTCTAGATTTGAAAATGCATTCATATCTgagaatacaattttttttttgtttaaaatatagttcttcttacttaaaaattttactatctATGACAGATAGAAAACTTATAAGTAAgaaaaaccatatttttaaacaaacaaaaaattttttctcagaTATGAATACAGTTTCAAATCAAGACACAATCTATAATTAGGCTGAGGAAATATATTGTTACAGAACTAATCGTAAGCATTTTGTTgtcaaagtttgaaaaataccTCTAACacataaagtttattattagtatatatatatatatatatatacatacatttatatatatatacatatatataaatatatatatatatatatattagggtggttcaaAAATAGGTCAtgtcaaaaatttgaaaagagcCCTAGCTTATGATATGCCTTGACCCCAAAAtagtacttaaatttttttacaaaaatttttttgatcatcGGAAAGGTCCCCACAAAGGGCAAAAGGGTCAATTTTTGCCCcgttttaagaaaaactttacCCCGCTTGTGGGACCCttaaattttaaccaattttgaaaaaaaattatccaataACATGGTAATGAGTTATACAACTTAAGTTTAAGGGGCTCTTttcataaatagttttttaagtaaCATTCAGAAGAAtgataaaacattgaaaatcatcaaaacataaaatgtttttttaaaaaaaataagtatttgtttgaatacaataaaaaaaactttaccaatacaaaacaaaaaccaaacatttacaagtgtttcaaaaataaaaaccaaacattTACAAGTGTTTCAAAAAGTAgatattaaataatactattgAGTGCAGCTTTGGCATGATCCGACTTTTTTCTACCATTTCGATTTCGCTTGTACACAATAGTAAAAAGAAACGTATCTTGCCTTTTCTCTTCTGAATGTGCTTTATTAACAAGTTGTTGAACTAATTTGACTGTTCTTTCTGAACAATCATTCACAACATCAAGATTCATGATGGCTGTTCTTGGCAAATTCTTGAtagaaatcatttaaaatccAATACTCTGCAGGAAGCTTCATCCATTGAACCTCAGCTTTCCATGACCAAGCATGTCAAATATAAGCCAGGACTTCTCTGTAACTAGTGGAACTAAACTGGGAGGCTCATCCTGTGAAAAGTTTAAGTTCTTCAGAATGTCTTTATCCAACACCTGTCTTTCTAAGGAATACTCCTCTATAGAGGGTTGTTTTAGACCAAATAGTCTCTTAGCCATGTTGCTACGTTCTTTACATTTCTGATCTGCAATTGCTATAATGACTAAATATGGGTCAAGGTACCAAGTATGTCGCATAATGGATTCAGAAACAGCTTGAGCTCCAGCTTTATTCAATTCCTCAAACCGTTTCATCTGCCAGTATGCTTTCATATCCTAATAGTTAAGGGTTAgatttttcaatgtttaatttaaaaataaataatatacctactttttgtatttattcaaaattatatctttattttaaaacaattattcagACCGTGTACCTGCGTTGGAGCAGTTGAACTTAGCTCCGCTTTAAGAAACCATTCAGTgtaaaaaatggaaagaaaCTTTGTCATTTCAGTGATTTCATCCTTGCTGTCTTCATTGATTTCAGGGATTTTTTCCATAAGTAGAAACAGTTTTaggtaaaataaacttttacccATGAATCTGGCATGATGAACAGCTCCAGGATTGTGAAGTTTAAACCTGTCAGTGTGTGACAGTACCATCAATGTAAGTTCAGCCAATTCTTGATAATCTTTACGAAACTTTCCAtcctaaacaaattttttttcctaagttataataacttaaattacTTACTACAAATTTGTAAAACTGGAAAATTATATGTGAAGTACTACTTTACTATACTATTTTTTGGAAGTAAGAAGAGataattagattttaaattaatttataaagctATTGTTACTCACCTTCTTAAAAACTTTAGTGCTAATTATATATCTGCAAAATTGAATAGCACTCAGCCTTTGTTCATTAGTCCAGGAATCAACAGGAGttgataatctttttaaatcttgattTGCAGTATCTAGATCATTCCAATGGTTCTTCagaagtttaaataatttgttttctgGTCCTGAAGTATGACTACTTGGATAAAGCTCCCAAAAATGGGTAACATGACGCTCAACAATATGGTGTCGACATGCAGTTATTAACATAGGGCGCTGAAAGTGCACAATGATTCTGCTACAAGCTCCTTTTGCTTTACCTGTGTTGGCGCTAGTGGTATCAAAGCAAAGACACTGAACTTTATCCTCTAATCCAAAGTTAGAAATAAGTTCTTCTATAGCTTCTTTTTGGTGTTCTCCAGAACCTGAGTCGATTACTGGAATTCCAAGTAACTCGGTTTGTCCTTTAATCCTAGCAAGAACAGCTAACCTAtcttttgaaaactgttttcCTTCAGTAAGTTCTTTCacaatttttccatcaaaatgaatTGTTATCAGAGAATTTGAAGATTTAGAAATGCTTTTTATATGGTCTCTGATTTCATTTGCACCCATTACCACAGCATTCTCTGCTGCTCTGTATGATGAAGATTTAGAGCATACAAACTCAGACATGCATCCTCCAGAATTGACAATAATACTGCTAAGAATTGCTGTATGTTGATGTGGAGTTAAACCCTCTCCAACTGCTGTGTGAGCAGTACGGTGCAAGATATCCTTTGGTATGTTGACAGAATTTGTAGGATCAATATATGACTCAATTTCAAATTCACTATCACTTGAATTGCTTTTATTGGTATTAAAAGAACTTAATGAATTTTCAGAATCAGTATCTGAtacattgtttaatttattataactcCATTTAGatttatactttctttttaatgaatattgaaATCTCTTATCCAATCCCCCTAACTTTCCTTTCCTTTCCTCTAATTGGTCTTTAAGAAAAGCTATGTCTTCCTCTTTGTCATTTTGGTTTCTCAACctatcttttcttattttttcaatcatATTTAGTGGGTTTTCTCCAATCCAGAAAacctttttcatattttctttaaagttctttctttttttaacttcagcAGCGTTGTTTCTTTTGCTTAGGCTTTTCAGCTTCATCCAGTCTTTCACCATTTTTGTGACCTTGATcctataaaatgaaattattattattaaatgcttataaaaacttaaaaatatattttagtgtTTTGATAAGGTTATACAGTTTGATCTATCATTACCTTAGCTTCTGAGTTGTAATTACTTCAAATCCACCACGTGTCCATGGAACTACAAGTTTAGATATTATGCAGCAATGTAACTGACTGGTAGGATAATTTGGTGAGAATGATCCACTTTTGTTTGGACATCCTAcaataaaactcagtttaactTCAGGTTTAGATTTTCTCAGAAAGTTGTAGTATTGAAGAATTTCTTGTGTAGTTGCAAATTTATTGTTAGGAATAGTACAATTTCTTTTTCCCACTAAAAAAGTATCATCAACtctttcaattttctttttgggTGGCatcatataaattattaatattttatgttagtctaaaattaaatgtttacatataaGTATATTAGATGAAATAAcaagattatattttaattttgaaaatgagatatttattttttattttatttaaaatcttttttattctttattcaaaacaaaaattgttcagcaaaaaagttatgttttcaaatattaaattatacaaaaaaattgaaatgtaagatattttgaaaatacctACAAAAAACCCgctttttgttgaaaaaatgaaattctttgaatgtttatttttgaaaagagcCCCTTAAACATAAGTTGTATAACTCATTACCATGTTAttggatagttttttttttttaatggttgaAGTTTAAGGGTCCCACAAGCGGGgtaaagttttcatttaaacGGGGCAAAAATTGACCCTTTTGCCCTCTGTGGGAACCTTTGCaatgatcaaaaaaaattttttaaaaaattttaagtactaTTTTGGGGTCAAGGCAGATCATAAGCAAGGgctcttttcaaatttttgacaTGACCTATTTttgaaccaccctaatatatatatatatatatatatatatatatatatatatatattatatatatatatatatatatatatatatatatatatatatatatacatacacaggAGATATTTATAGTACATCATCagacatttaaaaatactagaagtgctttattatttttattttggtggTGGCCGTACCACCACCTTTAATGATCTTCTTGGGCATCTAGAAGTCTCTGTgtgcccctgtatatatatatatatatatatatatatatatgtatatatatatatatatatatatacatatatatacatatatatatatatatatatatatatatatatatatatatatatatatatatacatatatatatatatatatatatatatatatatatatatatatatatatatatatatatatatatatatatatatatatatatatatatatatgtatgtatgtatatacatacatatgtatatatatatatttatatatatatgtatatacatatatatatatatatatatatatatatatatatatatatatatatatatatacatatatatatatgtatatatatatacatatatttggcGCTCTggcttattaataattatattatagctatagatatatatagttatattatagCTTTAGATATATATAGAGCTATAGATAACATACTAACAAACTCATTTCTAGATACCTCCTTAAAAGcaggaataataaaaattgatataacagatcattttccaatttactttacaataaaacatgatacaaaaataaataataactcgaaaaaaaaaatttataaaagaaaaagaaataaaaattctattaaatgttttaaagacgCACTATCGGCAGTAGATTGGGTTAAAGTGTATCAAGAATGTAACCTTGGGAACAAAAACTCTGCATATAATACTTTCacagatatttttctaaaacactataataatcattttccaatcaaagaaaaagaaataaaagtaaaacatttgaGCTGTCCATGGATCACCAGCGGaatcaaaaaatcttcaaaaactaaacaaagactatatgttaaatatttgaaaaacagaaATGAAGAAAACCTATCtacttataaacaatataaaaatcttttcgaaaaaatcagaaaacattctaaaaaagtttattattctaaattacttcaaaaaacaaatggAGATACCAAAAAAACATGGAACATCATGAAAGAAATAATcggaaaaaagtatataaaaacaaacagcTTACCAGATAgaattattataaatgaaatagAACACAACGATAAGAACTCTATTGCCGAACAATTCAACAATTTCTTCGCAAATATTGGCCCTAACATGGCGTCTAAAATTCAAACCGCAAATAACtcctttgaaaattattttactgatCTAAATAGCGAACTAACTTTCAACGGATTAAGCTATGAAGAACtcgaaaatgcaaaaaactctttaaaaatcaacaaagcaCCAGGAATTGATGAAATTTGTAGCAATATTGTAATGAGTATCTTTCCGATAATAAAGAAATCCCtcttcgaaatatttaaatcttcaattacaACAGGAACCGTTCCAGAGAAattgaaaattgcaaaaattgtacCAATATATAAAACTGGAGAACTATACTTACTAAACaattatagaccaatctcaattCTTCCTGTATTCTCAAAACTCCTCGAacgaataatttataataaattataccaATATATAACAAACAACAATAtcttaaatacaaaacaattcGGCTTTCAAAAGCAACATGCAACCGAACATACAATCGTAGATCTTGTAAATAGCATCAACTACtcatttgttaataaagaatttgttttagGAATCTTTATAGATTTATcgaaagcattcgatactgttGATCATGCTATCCTGctcaaaaaattggaaaaatatggcgtaaaaaatgttgcattactctgctttaaaatttttttgctaaacagaCAGCAATGTGTTAATACTGATGAAAATATCTGTTCAAAATTGCTTAAGATTAAATGTGGcattccccaaggttccattctagcTCCCTTATTGTTCTTAatatacattaacgatcttccgaAAGTCTTAAACAAACTTGATGtaataatgtttgcagatgatactaatttattttattcatctcAGTCTATTGAAGAACTCTTTGAAACAACGAATATcgaacttgaaaaacttaatatctggctaaaatctaataaattatctttaaacacagaaaaaaaccAATTACATTTTATTCCATCCcaaccaaaaaagaaaaaaaatacctaaTATATTACCATtgctaaaaatagaaaacaaaaatattgaaagaaccTCAATAACAAAATTTCTAGGTTTACTAATTGACGAAAATATTTCATGGAAAGCACACATTgactatttaaatacaaaaataacaaaaaacataggCGTGCTATACAAAGCTAGACCAATGTTATCCcaagaaaatctaaaacatctttatttctcatttatacaGACCTATTATACATAtggtaatatagcatgggcaagtaccaatAAATCCAATTTGAAATCACTTTATCGACGTCAAAAACATGCCGTTAGAATTGTctataaaaaagacaaatttactCATGCTGAACCTTTGTTAAAACTCCTTAATGCACTAAACGTCTATAGaataaacatttatcaaaacTTATTGTTTATGCTGAAATATA
This Hydra vulgaris chromosome 04, alternate assembly HydraT2T_AEP DNA region includes the following protein-coding sequences:
- the LOC136079672 gene encoding uncharacterized protein LOC136079672, giving the protein MMPPKKKIERVDDTFLVGKRNCTIPNNKFATTQEILQYYNFLRKSKPEVKLSFIVGCPNKSGSFSPNYPTSQLHCCIISKLVVPWTRGGFEVITTQKLRIKVTKMVKDWMKLKSLSKRNNAAEVKKRKNFKENMKKVFWIGENPLNMIEKIRKDRLRNQNDKEEDIAFLKDQLEERKGKLGGLDKRFQYSLKRKYKSKWSYNKLNNVSDTDSENSLSSFNTNKSNSSDSEFEIESYIDPTNSVNIPKDILHRTAHTAVGEGLTPHQHTAILSSIIVNSGGCMSEFVCSKSSSYRAAENAVVMGANEIRDHIKSISKSSNSLITIHFDGKIVKELTEGKQFSKDRLAVLARIKGQTELLGIPVIDSGSGEHQKEAIEELISNFGLEDKVQCLCFDTTSANTGKAKGACSRIIVHFQRPMLITACRHHIVERHVTHFWELYPSSHTSGPENKLFKLLKNHWNDLDTANQDLKRLSTPVDSWTNEQRLSAIQFCRYIISTKVFKKDGKFRKDYQELAELTLMVLSHTDRFKLHNPGAVHHARFMGKSLFYLKLFLLMEKIPEINEDSKDEITEMTKFLSIFYTEWFLKAELSSTAPTQDMKAYWQMKRFEELNKAGAQAVSESIMRHTWYLDPYLVIIAIADQKCKERSNMAKRLFGLKQPSIEEYSLERQVLDKDILKNLNFSQDEPPSLVPLVTEKSWLIFDMLGHGKLRFNG